The nucleotide window TTATCCGCTCCAGAGAAACCTTTACCTGTACCTGTGATACCCAATGCCGCAGCACGCATGTCGTTAACGCCCAAAGACAGGGATTGATTTTGGTTCGCACCAATTTGGAATGCTGCAGAACGATCCTCATACTCAGCAGGTGTAGTCTCTTGAGGCTCAGTCGTCACTTCAGTCGTTGCTGTCTCTAATTTAAATGTACCTACCAGCGCTGTTGCAGTCCCTTTTGCCAAATCAAACTTAATGCCATTCGCATCATAATTGAATGTAGCACCGACCCCAGAGAACTTCGTAGAAGATACTGAAGCTCCGCCTGCATCCAATAAATCAACAGTCAGATCAGTACCAGCAAGGGTTACTTTCACTTGGGATACATTGGCAATAAGTTGACTATCAGCTGCATCAATCTTAAAGTTAGTCATTGCCGCTGGGGTAGCGCCTGCATTAGTATTTGTTGTCCAATCCTGCGAGGTTGGAATTGTGTTAACAACAGCAGTAGTTAAATTACCCGTACTGCCGTTAGCTTTTTTCAAGTCGATTGTTACAGTTTCACCTACAGCCCAATCTTTGGCATCAGCTCCCTTAAAGGAGAAAGTGATACCCTCATTGTCAAAGGAATACGTATCCTTAGCAGCATCGTAAGCCAATGCTTGAGCATCAATTTTCAAATTCAAAGGAGTACCACCCGTTTTATCAATACCATCAAATGAAAGCTTAAAGCCATCGGCATCTCTTTCAAGCTTAATCTCATTCTTGCCTGCTGCTGATGCTTCATTTACTTTGGTCCAATCAAAACCGTTCGCAGCTTTACCCGTAAACTTAACGTCAAATGCCACTTGGGAATCATTGTCAGACCATGCGATTGGCTCTGGGCCAACTTTAACCGTTTGGGTAATTGCTTTATTAACATCAACTGTTGTAGCTGGAGTAGTTACCGCTGCTTTTGTCATGAATTTATCAGACAAGTCACCGTTCAACAATTTCTTCGTATTGAACTCCGTTGTGTTACCAATCCGGTTGATCTCGGAAGTCAACTGGTTCATTTCTTTTTGCAATTCGCCACGATCTTGCTCTGTGTTTGTATCATTGGAAGATTGAACTGCAAGCTCACGCATACGTTGCAGGATGGAGTGAGTTTCGTTCAATGCACCCTCAGCTGTTTGGATCAAAGAGATTCCATCTTGAGCGTTACGAGTAGCTTGATCCAAACCACGGATTTGTCCACGCATTTTTTCGGAAATTGCCAAACCAGCAGCATCGTCACCAGCACGGTTGATACGAAGACCAGAAGACAATTTTTCGATGTTTTTGTTCGTGTTAGCAGTGTTAGTGCTCAGTTGGCGGTGTGTGTTCAACGCCGCGATATTATGGTTGATAATCATTAGAAATTTCCTCCCTGAAAATAAGTTAGTTCCACATCCTTGTGGTAAACGCCGCGACATTAAGGTCGGCCGCCCTGCCGAAGCAGCGTCTAAATTATATATCGACGAGAGGTGTACAAGTGTTTATAGCAAAATGGAATATTTTTAATCTTTTTTCAATTCGGAGTTACGCAGCCGTTCCATAAATGCTTCAACATTGGCGGCAAGAGGCGTAGCTGACTCCCGGTTAGCTTCCTGAATGGACGCATATATCTCCTGACGATAGATATCAATATGTTTGGGTGCAGAGATTCCGATTCTCACCGTATCTCCTTCTACAGCTAGCACTGTAACTTCGATCTGATCCTGGATGATGATAGACTCGCCTTTTTTTCGCGACAATACGAGCATCTCACACACCTCCTTTAGCGGAATTCAACTGTTCTTCTGGCCAGATCAGACAACGCGTCTCATACCCCGATTGATGTAGTACAACTTGCTTACCTGTTCGGTTCTCTGGGTTCAACACAACGGGAGCAAGCAGATTCATCGTAGATAGGTTAACCCTTGAATGGATCGTGACCATTGAATACACCTCAACCTGGTCACGAATCTCAAGCTCATCTCGATCTGCCTCTGGTAATTCAAAGCTATACCCAGGAGAGAAGAGGAATGGATTAACAATCAGAAAAGAAAGCTCTTGCTCACGGAGAGATTGCAAGTATACAAAGGGAGTATCCTCCCACGGAATTAATGCAAATTGGTGCTCATCATCGAATCCGGGCAGACCCTTGGAAAAGGAATAAACAACCTCATCTTGTACTTCGATCTCGCCCCACATGCTTGTCTGAATTTTCATAATAACGAAGCCTCCCAAACAAAGATTTTACGCAAAAAGAGCTGTAGATGTCTGCTTCAAGACTGTCTACAGCTCTACTTTATAGTTGTTACATTCCGACATCAATAGCTGGTGGCGTATACTGTATTGATGCATACTGCTTCACATAGATGTCGAGTTTACCTCGCTGATACTCGATTTCAGGTCGATTGACCCTAACATTCAGCTCTGAAACAGCTGGTGTGTAATTAAGTTCCGGAGCACGAACATTGACACGAACATCTACGTTGTCGATAGATGCCGGTCCTCGCATCTCTGGAAAAGAAGTCCCCTGCCAATCCTCACCAATAATATTAGCAATCGTATTACCTGGTTTATGAATCTCTGCTAATTGATCTCCTTGTTGAACACGATTAGCAATGTTTTGTAAGAAAATCTGCTGAATGCCTGAATAGATTCGAGCATTCATATCAATCATATTCCCACCATTATAAGCTGCGAATGCTTTTGATTGATCAACATTCAGCTCAGGAGCATGACTTTTAACTGTTAACTTGGCCGGTCTTGTATGAAGCTGCACATCCGCTTTAGGCTGGCGCAATGAAAACTGTCCTAGATCAGCGTTTATGCTCAATACAGACGGCGTCGTTCTTATCTGAACAACAGGAAGAGTACTCATACAGCTCCTCCTTTTATCTCAAGAAGTCCACAAGAGACGGTGAAATAATCTTGGATCCCGCTGATAAAGAAGCGTTGTATATATTTTCCTGTATTTTAGACTTCATCACAAGTTCAGCATAATCTGCATCTTCAACCTTCGCCTGAAGATCCGTCAAGTTCACACCCAGATCATCCAAACGTCCCATCATTAGATCGATCCGATTCGTTTTGGCACCGATCTCAGAGCGGATGGCCAACATTTTATCCATTCTACTATCAATGTTGCCAAGTTGATTGGATAATTCCTTCTGTTCCCCGTCTGATAATGCTTGAATAATGTTATTCAAAACTACAAATAGATTGTCATCTTCATCTTCATTCCCAAATGCTTCATTACCCGTTACATTAATGGGTAGTTGCACACTTTCCCCAACAATGAAATTGATTTTACCTGTATCGGTAATGACAGAAGCTGCATCTGTTGTATCGGAAGATCCATTCGCATCCTTGGTAAAATCGTAAGGCTTAATGTCATATGTTTCACCATTAAATACATATTTACCATTCAGCTTACTATTGGCTACATCAATGAGCTGTTCTTTCAACTGACTAACTTCTTCTTTGATACTATCAAGGGCAGACTGAGGATTGGTTCCTGTCGAACCCTGAACGACCAACTCACGCAAACGTTGAACGATACTCCCTGCTTGATCCATGACTGTATCGTTAAAATCCAGCCAAGATGTCGCACTATCTACATTCTTCTGATATTGTTCATTCGACGCCAATTCAGCACGGTAACGCAAAGAGTAGGTAATACCTACCGGATCG belongs to Paenibacillus sp. FSL H8-0079 and includes:
- a CDS encoding flagellin translates to MIINHNIAALNTHRQLSTNTANTNKNIEKLSSGLRINRAGDDAAGLAISEKMRGQIRGLDQATRNAQDGISLIQTAEGALNETHSILQRMRELAVQSSNDTNTEQDRGELQKEMNQLTSEINRIGNTTEFNTKKLLNGDLSDKFMTKAAVTTPATTVDVNKAITQTVKVGPEPIAWSDNDSQVAFDVKFTGKAANGFDWTKVNEASAAGKNEIKLERDADGFKLSFDGIDKTGGTPLNLKIDAQALAYDAAKDTYSFDNEGITFSFKGADAKDWAVGETVTIDLKKANGSTGNLTTAVVNTIPTSQDWTTNTNAGATPAAMTNFKIDAADSQLIANVSQVKVTLAGTDLTVDLLDAGGASVSSTKFSGVGATFNYDANGIKFDLAKGTATALVGTFKLETATTEVTTEPQETTPAEYEDRSAAFQIGANQNQSLSLGVNDMRAAALGITGTGKGFSGADNVTDGTDNKNAEKALDLTSNTNAASAITTVDKAIASVSSERSKLGAVQNRLEHTINNLGTSSENLTAAESRIRDVDMAKEMMSQTKNNILAQAAQAMLAQANQQPQGVLQLLR
- the csrA gene encoding carbon storage regulator CsrA; this encodes MLVLSRKKGESIIIQDQIEVTVLAVEGDTVRIGISAPKHIDIYRQEIYASIQEANRESATPLAANVEAFMERLRNSELKKD
- a CDS encoding flagellar assembly protein FliW; its protein translation is MKIQTSMWGEIEVQDEVVYSFSKGLPGFDDEHQFALIPWEDTPFVYLQSLREQELSFLIVNPFLFSPGYSFELPEADRDELEIRDQVEVYSMVTIHSRVNLSTMNLLAPVVLNPENRTGKQVVLHQSGYETRCLIWPEEQLNSAKGGV
- a CDS encoding DUF6470 family protein, whose amino-acid sequence is MSTLPVVQIRTTPSVLSINADLGQFSLRQPKADVQLHTRPAKLTVKSHAPELNVDQSKAFAAYNGGNMIDMNARIYSGIQQIFLQNIANRVQQGDQLAEIHKPGNTIANIIGEDWQGTSFPEMRGPASIDNVDVRVNVRAPELNYTPAVSELNVRVNRPEIEYQRGKLDIYVKQYASIQYTPPAIDVGM
- the flgL gene encoding flagellar hook-associated protein FlgL — translated: MRITNNMLSSQLLLNLNRNAQQMNNTQTQMATGMKINKPSDDPVGITYSLRYRAELASNEQYQKNVDSATSWLDFNDTVMDQAGSIVQRLRELVVQGSTGTNPQSALDSIKEEVSQLKEQLIDVANSKLNGKYVFNGETYDIKPYDFTKDANGSSDTTDAASVITDTGKINFIVGESVQLPINVTGNEAFGNEDEDDNLFVVLNNIIQALSDGEQKELSNQLGNIDSRMDKMLAIRSEIGAKTNRIDLMMGRLDDLGVNLTDLQAKVEDADYAELVMKSKIQENIYNASLSAGSKIISPSLVDFLR